A part of Streptomyces sp. NBC_01235 genomic DNA contains:
- a CDS encoding ABC transporter permease, giving the protein MSALSLAVRDSSTMLRRNLLHARRYPSLTLNLLLTPVMLLLLFVYIFGDVMSAGIGGGGADRSDYIAYIVPGILMMTIGGTVIGTAVSVSTDMNEGIIARFRTMAIHRGSVLIGHVIGSVLQCIASVVLVGAVAVAIGFRSTDATALEWLAAFGLLALFSLALTWIAVGMGMASPNAEAAGNSAQPLILLPLISSAFIPADTMPGWFQPIAEYQPFTPAIETLRGLLLGSEIGNNGWIAVAWCLGLAVLGYFWSAATFNRDPK; this is encoded by the coding sequence ATGAGCGCCCTCTCCCTCGCCGTGCGCGACTCGTCCACGATGCTGCGCCGCAACCTGCTGCACGCCCGTCGCTATCCGTCGCTCACCCTGAACCTGCTGCTCACCCCGGTCATGCTGCTCCTGCTCTTCGTCTACATCTTCGGCGACGTGATGAGCGCGGGCATCGGTGGCGGAGGCGCGGACCGCTCCGACTACATCGCCTACATCGTCCCGGGCATCCTGATGATGACCATCGGTGGCACCGTGATCGGCACCGCCGTGTCCGTCTCCACCGACATGAACGAGGGCATCATCGCCCGCTTCCGCACCATGGCCATCCACCGCGGCTCCGTGCTCATCGGACACGTCATCGGCAGCGTGCTGCAGTGCATCGCCAGCGTGGTCCTCGTGGGCGCCGTCGCCGTGGCCATCGGCTTCCGCTCCACCGACGCCACGGCCCTGGAGTGGCTGGCAGCGTTCGGGCTGCTCGCGCTGTTCTCCCTGGCGCTCACCTGGATCGCGGTCGGGATGGGCATGGCCAGCCCGAACGCCGAGGCGGCCGGCAACAGCGCGCAGCCGCTGATCCTGCTGCCGCTCATCTCCAGCGCCTTCATCCCGGCCGACACGATGCCGGGTTGGTTCCAGCCGATCGCCGAGTACCAGCCGTTCACACCCGCCATCGAGACCCTGCGCGGGCTGCTGCTCGGCAGCGAGATCGGCAACAACGGGTGGATCGCGGTCGCCTGGTGCCTGGGGCTCGCGGTGCTCGGCTACTTCTGGTCGGCCGCGACGTTCAACCGCGACCCGAAGTAA
- a CDS encoding ATP-binding cassette domain-containing protein, with protein sequence MTSLAIAANGLRKSYGDKVVLDGIDLAAGEGTVFSLLGPNGAGKTTAVKILSTLISPDPASGEIRVGGHDVAADPQAVRAAIGVTGQFSAVDGLITGEENMLLMADLHHLSKSEGRRVAAELLERFDLVEAARKPASTYSGGMKRRLDIAMTLVGGPRIIFLDEPTTGLDPRSRHNMWQIIRELVSDGVTVFLTTQYLEEADQLADRIAVLNDGRIAAEGSAEELKRLIPGGHVRLRFTDPAAYRSAASALREVTRDEEALALQIPSDGSQRELRSLLDRLDSAGIAADELTVHTPDLDDVFFALTGSTNVPSQPSQPSQPSQPSQPSQPSQSKESVR encoded by the coding sequence ATGACCAGCTTGGCCATCGCGGCGAACGGGCTGCGCAAGTCCTACGGAGACAAGGTCGTCCTCGACGGCATCGACCTGGCCGCCGGCGAAGGAACGGTCTTCTCCCTGCTCGGCCCGAACGGCGCCGGCAAGACCACCGCCGTCAAGATCCTCTCCACCCTCATCTCCCCCGACCCCGCCTCCGGTGAGATCCGCGTCGGCGGCCACGACGTCGCCGCCGACCCGCAGGCGGTCCGTGCCGCGATCGGTGTCACCGGGCAGTTCTCCGCCGTCGACGGCCTGATCACCGGGGAGGAGAACATGCTCCTCATGGCCGACCTGCACCACCTGTCCAAGAGCGAGGGTCGGCGGGTCGCCGCCGAGCTGCTGGAGCGCTTCGACCTGGTGGAGGCCGCGAGGAAGCCCGCCTCCACCTACTCCGGCGGCATGAAGCGCCGTCTGGACATCGCCATGACCCTGGTCGGAGGCCCGCGGATCATCTTCCTCGACGAGCCGACCACCGGCCTCGACCCGCGCAGCCGTCACAACATGTGGCAGATCATCCGCGAGCTGGTCTCCGACGGGGTGACGGTCTTCCTCACCACCCAGTACCTGGAAGAGGCCGACCAGCTCGCCGACCGCATCGCCGTGCTCAACGACGGCAGGATCGCCGCCGAGGGGAGCGCCGAGGAGCTCAAGCGGCTCATCCCCGGCGGCCATGTCCGGCTCCGCTTCACCGACCCGGCCGCCTACCGGTCCGCCGCCTCCGCGCTGCGCGAGGTCACCCGGGACGAGGAGGCACTCGCACTGCAGATCCCCAGCGACGGCAGCCAGCGCGAACTGCGCTCCCTCCTCGACCGGCTGGACTCCGCCGGCATCGCAGCCGACGAACTCACCGTCCACACCCCCGACCTCGACGACGTCTTCTTCGCCCTGACCGGCAGCACCAACGTCCCCAGCCAGCCCAGCCAGCCCAGCCAGCCCAGCCAGCCCAGCCAGCCCAGCCAGCCCAGCCAGTCCAAGGAGTCCGTCCGATGA